One genomic segment of Pandoraea thiooxydans includes these proteins:
- a CDS encoding SPOR domain-containing protein, protein MIRASLLVGLLLVNAGLLAAQLGWLPVGNGEHDPGRLARQIHPERLRVLPPGVSVALATPAVANAVPLPAPPVATPLEPTPPTPASPAQTASSASAPPPASAPSAPGAPADCVEIGPLGAAEATQAKGLILATMPAGQGDLQSVPSVARWWVHLPNVGSRAEADQLTAQLRHAGVTEYYVLDSQGKPGFAISLGLFNEKARAERLAGSLKQKGFAPLVTEKAASGSQLTYRVSNLSKATATSLIAMAHQQWPSTPVQQCAAR, encoded by the coding sequence ATGATTCGCGCGTCATTGCTGGTCGGGCTGCTGCTCGTCAACGCAGGCTTGCTTGCGGCTCAGTTGGGCTGGTTGCCGGTGGGCAACGGCGAACATGACCCCGGGCGGCTGGCGCGGCAGATTCATCCGGAAAGACTGCGTGTGCTGCCGCCCGGCGTAAGCGTCGCGCTCGCCACGCCAGCCGTCGCCAATGCCGTGCCGCTGCCCGCCCCGCCGGTGGCGACGCCGCTGGAGCCGACGCCTCCGACACCCGCCTCGCCGGCACAAACCGCGTCATCGGCCAGCGCGCCGCCGCCGGCATCGGCGCCGTCCGCCCCCGGCGCGCCGGCCGATTGCGTCGAAATCGGTCCGCTCGGGGCGGCCGAGGCAACCCAGGCCAAGGGGCTGATTCTGGCCACGATGCCGGCCGGGCAAGGTGACCTGCAAAGCGTGCCCAGCGTTGCACGGTGGTGGGTACACCTGCCGAACGTCGGCAGCCGCGCCGAGGCGGATCAATTGACCGCCCAACTGCGTCATGCCGGGGTCACCGAGTACTACGTGCTCGACAGCCAAGGCAAACCGGGATTCGCGATATCGCTCGGCTTATTCAATGAGAAAGCCCGGGCCGAACGACTGGCCGGCTCACTGAAGCAGAAAGGGTTTGCGCCGCTGGTCACGGAAAAGGCCGCGAGTGGCAGTCAATTGACCTACCGAGTGTCCAACCTCAGCAAGGCAACGGCTACCTCACTCATCGCCATGGCCCACCAACAATGGCCGTCGACACCGGTGCAGCAATGCGCGGCGCGGTAG
- a CDS encoding type III pantothenate kinase produces the protein MSPALLIDAGNTRLKWALAPMPRPQNWQPRQPAYSASGAVAQRDWPALAEQLAAATATAPPHVWLSNVAGTAAEQGLRDTLRQLWGKAAPVPRLHSIRAQATQCGIVNHYTEPAQLGCDRWATLIGARAAFPGEHLLVATLGTATTLESLSAVGDFLGGLIAPGPALMLSSLANGTAQLPAVLPEQPADAPFATNTRAAMLAGCLAAQVGLIERSHAALRARLGEVRCVLTGGAGRWLSPHLCISHTAHDNLVLAGLFEIASSESNASLESHTL, from the coding sequence GTGAGCCCCGCCCTCTTGATCGATGCGGGCAATACGCGCCTGAAGTGGGCGCTCGCGCCCATGCCGCGGCCGCAAAACTGGCAACCTCGCCAGCCCGCATATTCGGCCAGCGGCGCCGTCGCCCAACGTGACTGGCCGGCGCTTGCCGAGCAACTTGCGGCGGCGACGGCCACTGCGCCGCCGCACGTCTGGCTATCCAACGTCGCCGGCACGGCGGCCGAACAGGGATTGCGCGACACCCTGCGACAACTCTGGGGGAAGGCCGCGCCCGTGCCCCGTCTGCACAGCATCCGCGCCCAGGCAACCCAGTGCGGCATTGTCAACCATTACACCGAACCCGCGCAGCTCGGCTGCGACCGCTGGGCAACGCTGATCGGCGCGCGCGCGGCATTCCCCGGCGAGCATCTGCTGGTCGCCACGCTGGGCACGGCGACCACGTTGGAGAGCCTGAGCGCCGTCGGCGACTTTCTCGGCGGACTGATCGCCCCCGGACCGGCATTGATGCTGTCGTCACTGGCCAACGGCACCGCGCAACTGCCCGCCGTATTGCCCGAGCAACCGGCCGATGCCCCATTCGCAACCAACACTCGCGCGGCCATGCTGGCCGGCTGCCTGGCCGCCCAGGTGGGTCTGATCGAGCGCAGTCATGCCGCCCTGCGCGCACGGCTCGGCGAGGTGCGGTGCGTGCTGACGGGCGGCGCCGGGCGGTGGCTGTCGCCCCATCTTTGCATATCTCACACCGCGCACGATAATCTGGTCCTGGCCGGCCTGTTCGAAATTGCCTCCTCGGAATCAAACGCGTCTTTGGAAAGCCACACACTATGA